One part of the Elusimicrobiaceae bacterium genome encodes these proteins:
- a CDS encoding ATP-binding protein: MSKKKIVLTGGPSGGKTTALSILKETFGSKIEIVQEAATLIYSGGFPRKDGSSAHVEAAQHIIFYTVHQLEHLADVTSNAQLIVCDRGSIDGAVYWPHGPEDFFKAMGSSLEAELARYDAVLHLSPPPQKDFYQSTNVRTETLEQALEVDRKILKIWEKHPNRVIVPGKEHYFEKAEIIKNFVEKLLQ; this comes from the coding sequence ATGAGTAAAAAGAAAATCGTTTTAACCGGCGGCCCCAGCGGCGGCAAAACAACTGCCTTATCTATTTTGAAAGAAACTTTCGGCAGTAAGATTGAAATCGTGCAAGAAGCGGCCACGCTGATTTATAGCGGCGGTTTCCCGCGCAAAGACGGTAGCTCTGCTCATGTGGAAGCGGCCCAACACATTATTTTTTATACCGTACATCAATTAGAACATTTGGCCGATGTTACCAGCAATGCACAACTCATTGTGTGTGACCGCGGCTCTATTGACGGAGCGGTGTATTGGCCGCATGGACCGGAAGATTTCTTCAAAGCCATGGGCAGCAGCTTAGAGGCCGAACTGGCCCGCTATGATGCTGTATTACACTTATCCCCTCCGCCGCAAAAAGATTTTTACCAGTCCACCAATGTCCGCACTGAAACTTTGGAGCAGGCCTTGGAAGTGGACCGAAAAATTTTGAAGATTTGGGAAAAGCACCCCAATCGCGTTATCGTGCCCGGCAAAGAACACTACTTTGAAAAGGCCGAAATTATCAAAAATTTTGTAGAGAAATTACTGCAATAA
- a CDS encoding SEC-C domain-containing protein — MWNPFKRKKTTPETAASTAPVSSENKAKKKESIEERLEKELDALPAIFKNKLKDPQVKQRFIDIAKRMEKDGVDFKSIRQMKKWMKEHEAELKAEQAGNMPKVETVVHDGPRIGRNDPCPCGSGKKYKKCCGKDL; from the coding sequence ATGTGGAACCCATTCAAACGCAAAAAAACTACGCCGGAAACTGCGGCGTCAACTGCCCCTGTTTCTTCGGAAAATAAAGCCAAGAAAAAGGAAAGCATTGAGGAGCGCTTGGAAAAAGAACTAGACGCTCTGCCGGCAATTTTCAAAAACAAATTAAAAGATCCGCAAGTCAAACAACGTTTCATTGACATCGCCAAACGTATGGAAAAAGACGGAGTAGACTTCAAAAGCATTCGCCAAATGAAGAAATGGATGAAGGAACACGAAGCGGAACTAAAAGCCGAACAAGCCGGCAATATGCCCAAGGTGGAAACGGTAGTACATGATGGCCCGCGCATCGGCCGCAATGACCCGTGTCCGTGCGGCAGCGGCAAGAAATACAAGAAGTGTTGCGGCAAAGACTTATAA
- a CDS encoding efflux transporter outer membrane subunit translates to MTFRKCIAIAAGTLWLSGCMLGPNYKRPELDLPAQNSGENFSVFQNYQWWEMFEDADLNRLEKQALQYNRDLRQAIARVEEARAGVTSAVADQLPAIGLQAGSGRAGNYYGSGQTASTATVVASFELDLWGKYRRLSEAAKADLLSTMTAKDTVLLSLTAQVATSYFTLRMLDAQLEIANKTLETRLESVRIYNSRYEAGVIAEVDLRRVEADMYTVAASAKELELQVSQAETALAVLVGDSPREIMEKDKPRNGHLRDVVVVPEVPQGLPSQFLANRPDVRSAEGQLIAANARIGAARAAYFPDISLTGAAGYASNDLRQLFRGTNGIWAIGASAMQPVFNGGKLIAQNRAAKAKYEEMLAAYEKAVQVAFKEALDALNANRINRETFDIRLKQTQALRRSYELTKKQEDAGLIGTMELLDVERNLLQAEMSLAQARQAELVGLVNLSKALGGGWDEKCGFGPFEEQLRQEQEAANNAVTPASQPAPETVTPQETVTPQETVTLPETAEQK, encoded by the coding sequence ATGACATTTAGAAAATGTATAGCCATAGCGGCGGGTACTTTGTGGCTCAGCGGTTGTATGCTGGGGCCGAATTATAAACGGCCGGAGTTAGACTTGCCTGCCCAAAATAGTGGCGAGAATTTTAGCGTGTTTCAAAATTATCAATGGTGGGAAATGTTTGAAGACGCCGATTTGAACCGTTTGGAAAAACAAGCCTTACAGTATAACCGGGATCTGCGCCAAGCCATTGCCCGCGTAGAAGAAGCCCGTGCCGGGGTGACCAGTGCGGTGGCAGATCAGTTGCCGGCAATCGGCTTGCAGGCAGGTAGTGGCAGAGCCGGCAATTATTACGGTTCTGGGCAGACGGCTAGTACCGCTACGGTGGTAGCCTCTTTTGAACTGGATCTGTGGGGAAAATATCGTCGCTTAAGCGAAGCGGCCAAAGCCGATTTGCTCTCCACAATGACGGCCAAAGACACGGTGCTTTTATCTTTGACGGCGCAGGTGGCAACCTCTTATTTCACGTTGCGGATGTTGGACGCTCAACTAGAAATTGCCAACAAAACCTTAGAAACCCGATTGGAAAGTGTGCGTATTTACAATAGCCGCTATGAGGCCGGCGTGATTGCGGAAGTGGATTTGCGCCGCGTGGAAGCCGATATGTACACTGTGGCGGCTTCTGCTAAGGAGTTGGAATTGCAAGTCAGCCAAGCAGAGACTGCCTTAGCGGTATTAGTAGGAGACAGTCCGCGGGAAATTATGGAAAAAGATAAGCCCCGCAACGGGCACTTACGTGACGTAGTTGTAGTGCCGGAAGTGCCACAAGGGTTGCCGTCCCAATTTTTAGCCAATCGCCCCGATGTGCGAAGTGCCGAAGGACAACTAATTGCGGCTAATGCCCGTATCGGTGCGGCGCGTGCGGCGTATTTCCCGGATATTTCTTTGACCGGTGCGGCCGGATATGCCAGCAATGATTTGAGACAATTATTCCGCGGTACTAACGGTATATGGGCAATCGGTGCTTCTGCCATGCAACCTGTTTTTAACGGAGGCAAGTTAATAGCACAAAACCGTGCCGCTAAGGCAAAATATGAAGAGATGCTCGCGGCATATGAAAAAGCAGTACAAGTTGCCTTCAAAGAAGCGTTAGATGCTCTCAATGCCAATCGAATTAATCGCGAGACGTTTGATATTCGTTTGAAACAAACGCAGGCCTTGCGTCGCAGTTATGAACTGACTAAAAAACAAGAAGATGCAGGGTTGATTGGCACCATGGAATTGTTAGACGTGGAACGTAATCTGTTACAAGCAGAAATGTCTTTAGCGCAGGCACGCCAAGCCGAACTGGTAGGACTGGTGAATTTGTCTAAAGCATTAGGCGGCGGCTGGGATGAGAAATGCGGCTTTGGTCCCTTTGAAGAGCAACTGCGCCAAGAACAAGAAGCGGCTAACAACGCAGTTACCCCTGCAAGCCAACCTGCTCCGGAGACGGTAACGCCACAAGAGACAGTAACGCCGCAAGAAACGGTGACTTTGCCGGAAACAGCAGAACAAAAATAA
- a CDS encoding multidrug efflux RND transporter permease subunit — protein MFSKFFINRPIFSTVISLLILLAGIVSITSLPIEQYPDLTPPSVQVSAQYPGASPEIIADTVAAPIEQQVNGVEDMLYMNSTSAANGDMNLLVYFSVGTDPDQAMINVNNRVQAATTSLPEDVRRYGVRVEKKSSAILLLIAMYSPSGVYDTTYIGNYALVNVVDDLKRIEGVGDAQVMSANDYSIRIWLKPDVMSQLGLSVSDVMAAVQAQNTQRAAGKIGQPPLTTSVDRMYTIVAPSRLKDPAEFEEIILRANPDGTSLRLRDVARVELGSQTYEFSGSYNGKPAVPIGIFLSPGANAVATEQAVIKRMDELAKNFPSGVEYKVAYDTTLFVNASIEEVIHTLIEAMILVFLVVYLFLHDWRATLIPCLAVPVSIVGAFAGMMLLGFSINTLTLFGLVLAIGIVVDDAIVVIENVERIMHEEHLPVKEATIKAMDEVTGPVVAIVLVLCSVFVPVAFMGGFTGVMYQQFAITIAVSVVISGLVALTLTPALCALLLREMKPKTSGFFFRFDNWFEKMTEKYTGVAAFFIRRLPVALLSILLIWGAAAGLFKLVPGGLLPDEDQGMLMVATMLDPSSALSRTEEVAKQLEQIIEKQPAVQEEFTFAGYDMLSSTMKSSSVSSFVALKPWKERKTEALSSFGTVAAIGKMGTGQIHGAVVMPFNPPPVMGMSTTGGLEGYIQNRAGSGSAALSAKVSEFIAAAKKRPELEEVSTTFSAATPQYDLKVDEIKAMAMNVSLSELYNTIQGTFGTAYVNDFTKFSRSFKVMMQAEGDFRARPEQLGEIYVRSQAGDMIPLAAFITLTPTLGPDMVERFNAFPAAKIMATPASGYSSGQAITAMEETAKETLGEDFTLSWTGTTYQETISGSSSTMALLLGMLVVFLILAAQYEKWGLPFAVILAVPFGMFGALLGTWMRGLNNDIYFQIALVALVGLAAKNAILIVEFAVMIKEQGASAYDAAVQAIRLRFRPIVMTSLAFILGCVPLAVSTGAGAASRHAIGTAVVFGMLAATVIAPMFVPVFFYIISGGRKEKISAKEKSAQEKEEIVHDI, from the coding sequence ATGTTTTCTAAATTTTTTATTAATCGCCCCATTTTTTCCACAGTTATTTCTTTGCTGATTTTATTGGCGGGTATTGTGTCTATCACTTCGCTTCCGATTGAACAATATCCGGATTTAACTCCTCCGTCCGTGCAGGTATCGGCTCAATATCCGGGAGCCAGCCCTGAAATTATTGCCGATACGGTGGCGGCTCCTATTGAGCAGCAAGTCAACGGGGTAGAAGATATGTTGTATATGAACTCTACTTCCGCCGCCAACGGGGATATGAATTTACTGGTTTATTTCAGCGTAGGAACAGATCCGGATCAAGCCATGATTAACGTGAATAACCGCGTGCAGGCCGCCACTACTTCCTTGCCGGAAGACGTGCGGCGTTACGGGGTAAGAGTGGAGAAAAAATCTTCCGCCATTTTACTGTTAATTGCTATGTACTCTCCCAGCGGCGTATATGATACCACCTATATTGGAAACTATGCTTTGGTCAACGTGGTAGACGATTTGAAACGTATTGAAGGGGTGGGCGACGCGCAGGTAATGTCTGCCAATGATTATTCTATCCGCATTTGGCTTAAACCGGATGTTATGAGTCAGTTGGGACTGTCTGTAAGTGATGTGATGGCAGCGGTGCAAGCACAAAATACACAGCGTGCCGCCGGTAAAATCGGACAACCTCCCTTGACGACCAGTGTAGATAGAATGTACACCATCGTAGCCCCTAGCCGCTTAAAAGATCCGGCGGAGTTTGAGGAAATTATTTTACGGGCTAATCCGGACGGAACTTCGCTACGCTTAAGAGATGTGGCGCGGGTGGAGTTAGGCAGCCAAACCTATGAGTTTTCCGGTTCTTATAATGGAAAACCCGCAGTTCCTATCGGGATCTTCCTCTCGCCGGGTGCCAATGCGGTGGCCACCGAACAAGCGGTAATTAAACGGATGGATGAACTGGCCAAAAATTTCCCCAGCGGTGTTGAATACAAGGTGGCTTACGATACCACATTATTCGTGAATGCTTCTATTGAAGAAGTTATTCATACCTTAATTGAAGCGATGATTTTGGTGTTCTTAGTGGTGTATCTGTTCTTGCACGATTGGCGGGCTACTTTAATTCCGTGCTTGGCAGTGCCGGTTTCTATTGTAGGCGCCTTTGCGGGAATGATGTTGTTAGGATTTTCTATTAATACCCTTACGTTGTTTGGACTAGTACTGGCGATTGGTATTGTGGTGGACGATGCTATCGTGGTTATTGAAAACGTAGAGCGTATTATGCATGAGGAACATTTGCCGGTCAAAGAGGCCACTATCAAAGCAATGGACGAAGTAACCGGTCCGGTTGTGGCCATTGTGCTGGTGTTGTGTTCCGTGTTTGTGCCGGTGGCATTTATGGGTGGTTTTACCGGAGTGATGTATCAGCAGTTTGCTATCACGATTGCCGTGTCTGTTGTTATTTCCGGTTTAGTAGCCCTTACGCTGACGCCTGCTTTGTGTGCGTTACTACTTCGAGAAATGAAACCCAAAACAAGCGGTTTCTTCTTCCGTTTTGATAATTGGTTTGAAAAGATGACTGAAAAATATACGGGCGTGGCGGCATTCTTTATCCGTCGGCTTCCGGTGGCTTTACTAAGTATATTGCTCATTTGGGGAGCGGCTGCCGGTCTTTTCAAATTGGTGCCGGGCGGATTGTTACCCGATGAAGACCAAGGGATGCTCATGGTGGCTACGATGTTAGATCCATCCAGTGCTCTTAGTCGTACTGAAGAGGTGGCCAAACAATTAGAGCAAATTATCGAGAAACAACCTGCCGTACAAGAAGAATTCACGTTTGCCGGTTATGACATGCTCAGTAGTACCATGAAAAGCAGTTCTGTTTCTTCCTTCGTGGCATTAAAGCCGTGGAAGGAACGCAAAACGGAGGCCTTATCCTCCTTTGGTACGGTAGCGGCGATTGGCAAAATGGGGACGGGACAAATTCACGGAGCTGTAGTGATGCCGTTTAACCCGCCGCCGGTAATGGGGATGAGTACGACCGGTGGTTTGGAAGGATATATTCAAAATCGTGCCGGAAGCGGTAGTGCGGCTTTGTCTGCTAAAGTAAGTGAATTTATTGCCGCTGCTAAGAAGAGACCGGAGTTGGAAGAGGTAAGCACTACGTTCTCGGCGGCTACCCCGCAGTATGATTTGAAAGTAGATGAAATTAAAGCGATGGCGATGAATGTTTCTCTGTCGGAACTCTATAACACGATTCAAGGGACTTTCGGTACAGCGTATGTAAATGACTTTACAAAATTCAGCCGCAGCTTTAAGGTTATGATGCAAGCAGAAGGTGATTTCCGCGCGCGTCCGGAACAGTTGGGAGAGATTTATGTTCGTTCGCAGGCGGGGGATATGATTCCGCTGGCGGCTTTTATCACCTTAACTCCCACTTTAGGACCAGACATGGTGGAACGTTTTAATGCTTTCCCTGCGGCCAAAATAATGGCAACGCCTGCCAGCGGATACAGCTCCGGCCAAGCTATTACTGCCATGGAGGAAACTGCTAAAGAAACTTTGGGAGAAGATTTCACCCTTTCCTGGACGGGTACTACTTATCAAGAAACTATTAGCGGTAGCTCCTCAACGATGGCACTTTTGCTGGGGATGTTGGTGGTGTTCTTGATTTTGGCGGCCCAGTATGAAAAATGGGGCCTTCCGTTTGCGGTTATTTTGGCAGTTCCGTTTGGTATGTTTGGGGCCTTGTTGGGTACGTGGATGCGCGGACTGAATAACGATATTTACTTCCAAATCGCCTTGGTGGCCTTGGTAGGGTTAGCCGCTAAGAACGCTATTTTGATTGTAGAATTTGCGGTGATGATTAAAGAGCAAGGGGCCAGCGCCTATGATGCTGCCGTGCAAGCTATTCGCTTGCGTTTTAGGCCTATTGTGATGACCTCACTGGCTTTTATTTTAGGGTGTGTGCCGCTTGCTGTCAGCACCGGAGCCGGTGCGGCCAGCCGTCATGCTATCGGAACGGCGGTGGTGTTTGGTATGTTGGCTGCGACGGTAATCGCGCCCATGTTCGTGCCAGTATTTTTCTACATTATTTCCGGTGGTCGTAAAGAAAAAATCTCTGCTAAAGAAAAATCGGCCCAAGAGAAGGAGGAAATAGTACATGACATTTAG
- a CDS encoding efflux RND transporter periplasmic adaptor subunit: MKKIQIVSAVCVCLAISMLCACHKKDASQQDAALPVTTIKVLKADLPWNMEYPAQVVGSLQVQVRAQVGGILKARLFDEGAYVQQGTQLFQIDPAEYEVALQRAEGALAQAQTDVSRTRRDYERMKKLRADNAVSQKDYDDSLSAYETAQASVKVAQAGVSDAKINLQYTKVLAPISGITGKEAQSVGSLVSPAGNGLLTTMVQIQPLWVNFSMPSSQFYKMAQGYTEGTIVLDTTGENPVYVEAITSDGRVYPEKGTIIFFDSTEDVKTSSLAIRAEFPNPTNQRMLMPGQFIRVRLIGTVYKEAVLVPSSAVLSTPAGDLVYIVQADNTVKSQPVKVQLQDNLYIVTEGLKGGETIISEGLIKIRPDMKVSPSAKDFSLPISATKQTVPSTTTAVNIDTLEEALEQDEKGDKQVLPNSLTNGQAPSDTATDKK; the protein is encoded by the coding sequence ATGAAAAAAATACAAATTGTTTCGGCTGTTTGTGTCTGTTTGGCAATATCGATGCTTTGTGCTTGTCATAAAAAGGATGCGTCACAACAAGACGCAGCTCTTCCTGTCACAACCATAAAGGTATTAAAAGCAGATTTACCTTGGAATATGGAATATCCGGCCCAAGTAGTGGGGTCTTTGCAGGTACAAGTACGCGCACAGGTGGGCGGAATTCTAAAGGCTCGCTTATTTGATGAAGGCGCTTATGTGCAACAAGGTACACAACTGTTCCAAATTGATCCGGCTGAATATGAAGTGGCTTTGCAACGGGCAGAAGGTGCTTTGGCTCAAGCACAAACGGATGTGAGTCGGACACGGCGTGATTATGAACGTATGAAAAAATTGCGTGCCGATAATGCCGTAAGTCAAAAAGATTACGACGATTCTTTATCTGCCTATGAAACGGCTCAGGCTTCGGTAAAAGTGGCGCAGGCCGGCGTAAGTGATGCGAAAATTAATTTGCAATATACTAAAGTATTAGCCCCTATATCGGGGATTACAGGTAAGGAAGCACAATCTGTGGGTAGTTTGGTTTCTCCGGCGGGAAATGGGCTACTTACCACGATGGTGCAAATCCAGCCCTTGTGGGTTAACTTCTCTATGCCTAGCTCTCAATTTTACAAAATGGCACAAGGATACACAGAAGGTACCATCGTTTTAGACACTACCGGAGAAAATCCGGTCTATGTGGAGGCTATCACTTCAGACGGACGGGTCTATCCGGAAAAAGGAACGATCATTTTCTTCGACAGCACGGAAGATGTTAAGACTTCTTCCTTGGCAATACGGGCCGAATTTCCAAATCCGACCAATCAGCGGATGTTGATGCCGGGACAGTTTATAAGAGTGCGCTTGATTGGGACCGTATATAAGGAAGCCGTACTGGTTCCTTCTTCTGCCGTTTTAAGCACTCCGGCGGGGGATTTGGTGTATATTGTACAAGCTGATAATACGGTCAAATCGCAACCGGTAAAGGTACAGTTGCAGGATAATTTGTATATCGTAACAGAAGGATTAAAAGGCGGGGAGACAATTATATCGGAAGGATTGATTAAAATCCGTCCGGATATGAAAGTATCTCCAAGCGCAAAAGATTTTTCCTTACCAATTTCCGCCACAAAGCAGACCGTACCCAGTACCACTACGGCTGTGAACATAGACACCTTGGAAGAGGCTTTGGAGCAGGACGAAAAAGGGGATAAACAAGTTTTGCCAAATTCGCTGACAAACGGCCAAGCTCCCTCAGATACTGCTACCGATAAGAAATAA
- a CDS encoding sugar O-acetyltransferase translates to MSEKENMLAGLFYNSADPELVQARQNARRLLWKYNATDPADLSARQQISQQLFGSVGKDVIIEPPFLCDYGSQIYLGERVFINFNCVILDCARVEIGDGTMLGPCVQIYTATHPIEPDARAGGKEFAAPVCIGKNVWIGGGAIILPGVKIGDGAVVGAGAVVTKDVSPYTVVIGNPAKQIRQFYKTPNQ, encoded by the coding sequence ATGAGCGAAAAAGAAAACATGTTAGCTGGTCTATTCTACAATTCCGCGGATCCGGAATTAGTACAGGCACGCCAAAATGCCCGCCGTTTACTGTGGAAATATAACGCCACCGATCCGGCAGACTTGTCTGCGCGCCAGCAAATAAGTCAACAATTATTTGGAAGCGTCGGCAAAGATGTAATTATAGAACCTCCTTTTTTATGTGATTACGGTAGCCAAATTTATTTGGGGGAGCGGGTATTTATCAATTTTAATTGTGTGATTTTGGATTGTGCCCGCGTGGAAATCGGGGATGGCACTATGTTAGGGCCTTGTGTGCAGATTTATACGGCCACCCATCCCATTGAGCCGGATGCCCGCGCCGGCGGAAAAGAATTTGCGGCTCCTGTTTGTATTGGCAAAAATGTATGGATTGGCGGAGGAGCTATTATTTTACCCGGTGTTAAAATCGGGGACGGTGCAGTTGTTGGAGCCGGAGCCGTGGTAACCAAAGATGTTTCGCCATACACGGTAGTAATCGGAAATCCGGCCAAACAAATTCGGCAATTTTACAAAACACCTAATCAATAG
- a CDS encoding pilin has translation MSKKAFTLIELLIVVLIIGILSAIAIPMYQGAVDKSHWSTMLPGAKAIKDAEEAFKMSNDGYTDTMGNLDVTMENSDLTFNLITPNNTSDPNVIRVTNSKLANVRLASYLDDNPKFAGQLHCEAATGDERANRLCEKLLLGQYLKNTDDGYTRYLLDQSVDKATCGAATGSWSSSKTKCYNTTIERCTDLGMGVIADENYPDQCGYTNGGGSKIGPEGMCKGAAFRGCSSKEYDNSACAGDGVQACSYSSFKNGASCEASTIDNGYGSTCYGAKLYSGSKCVAKVLNGCNTGWPAAVEYLGGCCEEGVPGQTNCPSNAPKC, from the coding sequence ATGTCAAAGAAAGCCTTTACTTTAATTGAATTACTAATCGTAGTTCTGATTATTGGGATTCTTTCTGCCATTGCTATCCCAATGTATCAAGGAGCAGTGGACAAGAGTCATTGGAGCACAATGCTCCCGGGAGCCAAAGCGATAAAAGACGCAGAGGAAGCATTTAAGATGTCCAATGACGGCTATACCGACACCATGGGTAATTTGGACGTGACTATGGAAAATAGTGATTTAACATTTAATTTAATCACCCCCAATAACACCTCTGACCCCAATGTAATCAGAGTGACAAATAGTAAACTTGCCAATGTGCGTTTAGCCAGCTATTTAGATGACAATCCAAAATTTGCCGGACAGTTACATTGTGAAGCGGCTACCGGAGATGAGCGCGCCAACAGACTTTGTGAGAAATTATTACTAGGACAATACTTAAAAAATACCGATGATGGATATACGAGATATTTGTTAGACCAATCGGTAGATAAAGCCACCTGCGGAGCGGCAACCGGAAGTTGGAGCAGTAGCAAAACAAAATGTTATAACACAACAATCGAGCGTTGTACCGATTTAGGAATGGGCGTAATAGCAGATGAAAATTATCCTGACCAATGCGGTTATACCAATGGCGGCGGCAGCAAAATTGGGCCGGAAGGAATGTGTAAGGGCGCCGCTTTTCGCGGGTGCTCGTCTAAAGAGTATGATAATAGTGCTTGTGCTGGAGATGGAGTTCAAGCCTGTTCCTATTCAAGCTTTAAAAATGGAGCATCATGTGAAGCTAGCACAATTGATAATGGCTATGGTTCAACTTGTTATGGAGCAAAGTTATATAGTGGATCTAAATGTGTAGCTAAAGTACTGAATGGTTGTAACACTGGTTGGCCTGCGGCAGTGGAATATCTTGGTGGTTGTTGCGAGGAAGGCGTGCCCGGTCAGACAAATTGTCCAAGTAATGCTCCTAAATGTTGA
- the rpsI gene encoding 30S ribosomal protein S9: MNNTKEIKTGRRKTSVAQAKLVKGTGIITVNAKALADYFKGHAKYQATVKAPLTVTNLEKEYDVTAKVQGGGISSQAGALRHAIARSVAEISEDLKKAVKKAGFLTRDPRMVERKKPGQPGARKRFQFSKR, encoded by the coding sequence ATGAACAATACCAAAGAAATTAAAACCGGCCGCCGCAAAACTTCTGTGGCACAAGCCAAATTGGTAAAAGGTACCGGCATCATCACCGTAAATGCCAAAGCCTTGGCCGATTATTTCAAAGGCCATGCTAAATATCAGGCCACGGTGAAAGCACCTTTAACCGTTACGAATTTAGAAAAAGAGTATGACGTCACTGCCAAAGTGCAGGGCGGCGGTATTTCTTCTCAAGCGGGCGCTTTGCGTCACGCTATTGCCCGCTCCGTAGCGGAAATCAGCGAGGATTTGAAAAAGGCTGTTAAGAAAGCCGGTTTCTTAACCCGCGATCCGCGTATGGTAGAAAGAAAGAAACCGGGTCAACCGGGTGCTCGCAAACGCTTCCAGTTCTCCAAACGTTAA
- the rplM gene encoding 50S ribosomal protein L13, with amino-acid sequence MTKTFLPSVKEVETTRKWHHIDAAGQTLGRLATRVAVLLMGKHKRTYTPHMDCGDFVVVTNTDQIKVTGNKMEEKVYFSHSGYAKGAKETPLKRQFEKDSTKVLELAVKRMLDVNRLRAPRMKRLRIYKGEEHEFAGRFAK; translated from the coding sequence ATGACGAAAACTTTTTTACCTTCCGTCAAGGAAGTAGAAACCACCCGCAAGTGGCATCATATTGATGCGGCGGGTCAAACCTTAGGCCGCTTGGCTACCCGTGTAGCCGTGCTGCTGATGGGAAAACACAAAAGAACCTATACCCCTCATATGGACTGCGGTGATTTTGTTGTCGTAACCAATACCGACCAAATCAAAGTAACCGGTAACAAAATGGAAGAAAAAGTATATTTCTCCCACTCCGGTTATGCCAAGGGCGCCAAAGAAACCCCGCTCAAACGTCAGTTTGAAAAAGATTCCACCAAAGTGTTGGAACTTGCGGTTAAACGCATGTTGGATGTCAATCGTTTACGTGCTCCGCGCATGAAACGCTTACGCATTTACAAAGGCGAAGAACACGAATTTGCCGGCAGATTTGCCAAATAA
- a CDS encoding tRNA-dihydrouridine synthase — translation MNEIRPVKIGRFLAPNNLWLAPMAGVTDGPFRALCLRGGAGVVCAEMVSAHAVHYGNARSTRMLQIDPREKPVSMQIFGSDERTIAEAACAAEARGADIIDINAGCPVKKINKAGAGCVLMKDPVHLGRLVAAAVKAVKIPVTLKTRIALKRGTILGPELARVAEQEGAAAVMMHARAAEDMHSGEPNLEALAAVCAAVKIPVFGNGGIDGVEKAKQFFGAGCAGLLIGRAAVGNPYIFSDIAKELAGEKVMPLDYKRRAEIYLALIEENVARYGERIGIGRSKKTAGYWLRDFPNAAEVRGKFVRMENLTDIKKLFGNLV, via the coding sequence ATGAATGAAATCCGTCCGGTAAAAATAGGCCGTTTTTTAGCGCCGAATAATCTGTGGCTGGCCCCTATGGCAGGGGTTACGGATGGACCGTTTCGTGCCTTGTGTTTGCGCGGTGGGGCGGGGGTTGTATGCGCGGAGATGGTATCTGCTCATGCCGTGCATTATGGCAATGCGCGCAGTACTCGTATGTTGCAAATAGACCCGCGCGAAAAACCGGTTTCTATGCAGATTTTTGGTTCGGATGAGCGCACCATTGCCGAAGCGGCTTGTGCCGCAGAAGCGCGCGGGGCCGATATTATTGACATTAATGCCGGTTGTCCGGTTAAAAAAATCAATAAAGCCGGAGCGGGCTGTGTGCTTATGAAGGACCCCGTTCACTTGGGGCGCCTAGTGGCCGCGGCGGTGAAGGCCGTTAAAATTCCCGTTACACTTAAAACTCGTATTGCGTTAAAGCGCGGTACGATTTTAGGACCGGAGCTGGCGCGCGTAGCCGAACAAGAAGGCGCGGCCGCGGTGATGATGCATGCGCGCGCGGCGGAAGATATGCACAGCGGAGAGCCGAATTTGGAAGCGTTAGCGGCGGTATGCGCGGCGGTAAAAATTCCGGTATTTGGTAATGGCGGTATCGACGGAGTAGAAAAAGCAAAACAGTTTTTCGGTGCGGGGTGTGCGGGGTTATTAATTGGCCGTGCGGCCGTGGGAAACCCCTATATTTTTAGTGATATTGCCAAGGAATTGGCGGGGGAAAAAGTCATGCCGCTTGATTACAAACGCCGGGCGGAAATTTATTTGGCGCTCATTGAAGAAAATGTGGCCCGCTACGGGGAACGTATCGGGATTGGTCGCAGTAAAAAAACGGCGGGCTATTGGCTACGCGATTTCCCAAATGCCGCTGAAGTGCGCGGCAAATTTGTACGAATGGAAAACCTAACAGATATCAAAAAATTGTTTGGGAATTTGGTCTAG